The following proteins are encoded in a genomic region of Takifugu rubripes chromosome 9, fTakRub1.2, whole genome shotgun sequence:
- the LOC101061866 gene encoding receptor-type tyrosine-protein phosphatase beta isoform X5, translating into MDAPILLLFLLLGSSCGTFTKLGEVQRLDGPAAAAPPPAGFLVSLSPHKSCLSSQRRQLVLVPCDLGDPAQRWAWLAGARLVHAQSSRCLWADPSPRLPGHAHPAKLSGCREAPAWSCLDTDRGFGLADTHLYLRKHATGLVVGRNLPPSEWRRYDLDPGGKERMTSLCTDAGSDAPVGHSGSFPNARTPSVSELLVLRHVAASVAAVTDGASTAVTDIRRTRSRRSETTASATDPPVLNGSDEPLSPDTITTDQTTDQSGLNGSDEPLSPDMITTDQTTDQSGLNGSDEPLSPDTITTDQTTDQSGLNGSDEPLSPDMITTDQTTDQSGLNGSDEPLSPDTITTDQTTDQSGLNGSEATSLSSDTITTDQTTDQSGLNGSDEPLSPDTITTDQTTDQSGLNGSEATSLSSDTITTDQTTDQSGLNGSDEPLSPDTITTDQTTDQSGLNGSEATSLSSDTITTDQTTDQSGLNGSEATSLSPDMITTDQTTDQSGLNGSEATSLSSDTITTDQTTDQSGLNGSEATSLSSDTITTDQTTDQSGLNGSEATSLSPDMITTDQTTDQSGLNGSEATSLSPETITTDQTTDHLGLNGSEATSLSPDMITTDQTTDQSGLNGSEATSLSSDTITTDQTTHQSGLNGSEATSLSPDTITTDQTTDQSGLNGSEATSLSPDMLTTDQTTDQSGLNGSEATSLNPDMITTDQTTDQSGLNGSEATSLSPDTITTDQTTDQSGLNGSEATSLSPDTITTDQTTDQSGLNGSEATSLSPDTITTDQTTDQSGLNGSEATSLSPDMLTTDQTTDQSGLNGSDEPLSPDTIMTDQTTDQSGLNGSEATSLSSDTITTDQTTDQSGLNGSEATSLSPDTLTTDQTTDQSGLNGSEATSLSPDMITTDQTTDQSGLNGSEATSLSPDMLTTDQTTDQSGLNGSEATSLSPDMITTDQTTDQSGLNGSEATSLSPDMLPTDQTTDQSGLNSSEATSLSPDMLTTDQTTDQSGLNGSEATSLSPDTITTDQTTDQSGLNGSEATSLSPDTITTDQTTDQSGLNGSEATSLSPDTITTDQTTDQSGLNGSEATSLSPDMLTTDQTTDQSGLNGSEATSLSPDMLTTDQTTDQSGLNGSEATSLSPDMLTTDQTTDQSGRNDNHATVTLAESRTSTSSSLPTAEVDPEVSFDPSVPSSGDSTTDSNQNATDPPRSWAEEEATHSGSALSPGSGTATPPAVPTPAASTVHQLTTPRQAPWPITQRGPSVSPTDRGGSTDRGGSTDRRGSTDRGGSTDRFSKAASAPPPPNLTTAPSNTLESSTRAMLTTTASAATEAPPTTIMAASRPAPSSLLPSTEASRCSLNWTWIRCGSDYVEVRFSSRAGPACRFSLEAAEDSGVHTTGCDLESAPEASFVCRMRSLRPGTLYQLTAVSSRDGQKSTATARTDPVGPAVLSAEPDRDHHGGSTGLRVFWSRSAGHVDWYHVTLEDSVSGFTGSTRVMGTAAPRAGFGSLVPGTRYTLSVVASSGEKNSTSVRTSAATAPAPVGRLQVAPSSSGSLAVSWQAGSGRTERVWTLLQDRDGVLLKNISLQNTATSILLDHLQPGTMYTITVVTEAVGLQSSASIQAVTVPAVVSSLRLDHNGSSHSLQASWLPAEGGVDTYLLTLSAPGSPAQERRLTPNTTQVVFRGLTPGLRYELRLRTTAGGVSSEARTSGRTVPQPVSGLSMTSDGKILKISWAPPSGYWESYNILLNNGSDVLVNQTIGKASTQLAFSSLGIGLVPGHLYEADVTVHSGSLNNTARCYGRLTPRPVQQLEVRHADESSLSVLWRPPAGEWDRYSVVLRTVDSASIVDQRVLSREATECSFYGLTSGCLYSVTVTTNSGNLSSSSSVTTRTTLAQVTGLQVSNGGSTDSLQVRWHQTSGQLDFYRILLVHGSIIIKNQSVEANTTSISFHALIPGALYRVVLTTTRAGQSSRQTVAEGRTVPAAVGEVTVSNNGRTDFLSASWRPSLGEVDSYLVTLSDHDRTLHIVSVSKSSPECVFNSLVSGRLYNISISSRSGLFYNHTLVQGRTQPSKVQNPTVTHAAQDDSLKVYWRHAAGDFDFYQVFIKHNNAFLQNRTVLKMQNECVFTDLVPGRLYTVLVSTWSGNYETSAYTHGRTFPAAVRSLVLTGSDTDRLNVTWSAAPGDVDHYEVQLLFSDMKVFPPITLGSGVEECVLSSLTPGRLYKILVSTFSGPNQKVQFIEGRTVPSKVKNIHVSNSGDSTSLKVSWTPGQGDVDAYLVFLFRQTRQLDVRRVLKHQNEVVFGSLQPGQMYDVTVQSVSGELLNNNTAGGRTVPSPVTGLQVEDLHSTHSLQVSWEEARGVSDGYVLQLLDDRGSLVTNCSLAFGETSRRVEGLTAGRKYRVQVQTTSGGVHSQRVNTEARTWPAAVADLAIQTNSTNSLLFRWSPPEGDFDSYELFLYRKDDSLQERRRVQPSSQQSSFQGLTPGAPYRMVVVTHSGEQSNQTSVWARTVPAAVVSLKAHAGNQSDTLCVSWDQGPGELSGYLLSLYNPNGSQQARMQLGSEANEAVLSDLVPGRLYRAEVLSLSKQLSNGASTLGRTAPGPATSFLFRGVTNTSLELTWSGPINSDYDDFDLQWTPRDRLSIINPYQSRTSGSRILKGMFPGRLYTFSLRTVSGAMGPRALSTYSTAIHIKIRTKPQRVPSLHCRPESSTSISCSWAPPEADYDSYTIECLHQDSRTLVYSRRTGRDSSAYVITQLEPHKRYRVSVKVISAGVTSEEAQDSVVTMIDRPPVPPLSTRVNDKSSVVTKSSIFFSFNCSWFSDVNGAVRFFTVVVTESKGSDDGQPEQRDPLPSYLDYKSNSSVTSYQTSYFPSQCAGGPDSGSHTFELGVGTGTDTLGGSCDGGQSEAESRNLKLFCDGPLKPNTAYRLSVRAFTQLLEEDSSDLGSRSPLFTDTFLSLPMVTEAEPLSGVIEGISAGVFLVAVIVGVTALLVCRQKARKAVDDRATVRMSVRRERLAAGGPSSQRGHRRTSSPIKTANFESHYVKLQADSNYLLSDEYENLKDVGRNQSQDSALLPENRGKNRYNNILPYDSTRVKLSCVDDDPCSDYINASYIPGNNFRREYVATQGPLPGTKDDFWKMVWEQNVHNVVMVTQCVEKGRVKCDHYWPFDQDPLYYGDLIVQMLSESVLPEWTIREFSICSEEQLSFTRLVRQFHYTVWPDHGVPETTQSLIQFVRTVRDYVNRSPGSGPTVVHCSAGVGRTGTFVVLDRLLQQLDNRDTVDIYGCVFDLRLHRSHMVQTECQYAYLHQCVRDVLRARKLRSEQEHLLCPIYENVNFTSQRETPCTRR; encoded by the exons ATGGACGCCCCgattctgctcctctttctcctgctgggATCCAGCTGTGGGA CCTTTACAAAGTTGGGGGAAGTGCAGCGGTTGGATGggccggctgctgctgccccccccccagccgggTTCCTCGTCTCGCTGTCCCCGCACAAGTCCTGTTTGTCCTCCCAACGCCGGCAGCTTGTCCTGGTGCCATGTGACCTCGGTGACCCCGCCCAGAGGTGGGCGTGGCTGGCCGGAGCTCGACTCGTCCACGCGCAGTCATCCAGGTGTCTGTGGGCGGATCCCAGTCCCCGCCTGCCTGGCCACGCCCATCCCGCCAAACTGAGCGGCTGCCGCGAGGCGCCGGCGTGGAGCTGCCTCGACACGGACCGAGGGTTCGGGCTGGCCGATACGCACCTGTACCTGAGGAAACACGCCACGGGGCTGGTGGTCGGCCGGAACCTGCCCCCGTCTGAGTGGAGGAGGTACGACCTGGACCCTGGCGGGAAGGAACGGATGACGTCACTGTGCACGGACgcag GTTCAGACGCTCCGGTTGGACACTCCGGCTCCTTCCCCAACGCTCGGACTCCTTCCGTCAGTGAACTCTTGGTCCTGAGACATGTTGCTGCGTCTGTGGCCGCAGTGACTGACGGCGCCTCCACGGCTGTTACTGACATCAGGAGAACTCGAAGCAGGAGGTCAGAAACAACCGCGTCAGCCACAGACCCACCGGTCCTAAATGGCAGTGATGAACCATTGAGTCCAGACACGATAACGACAGACCAGACCACCgaccagtcagggttaaatggCAGTGATGAACCATTGAGTCCAGACATGATAACGACAGACCAGACCACCgaccagtcagggttaaatggCAGTGATGAACCATTGAGTCCAGACACGATAACAACAGACCAGACCACTgaccagtcagggttaaatggCAGTGATGAACCATTGAGTCCAGACATGATAACGACAGACCAGACCACCgaccagtcagggttaaatggCAGTGATGAACCATTGAGTCCAGACACGATAACAACAGACCAGACCACTgaccagtcagggttaaatggtagTGAAGCTACATCCTTGAGCTCAGACACGATAACAACAGACCAGACCACTgaccagtcagggttaaatggCAGTGATGAACCATTGAGTCCAGACACGATAACAACAGACCAGACCACTgaccagtcagggttaaatggtagTGAAGCTACATCCTTGAGCTCAGACACGATAACAACAGACCAGACCACTgaccagtcagggttaaatggCAGTGATGAACCATTGAGTCCAGACACGATAACAACAGACCAGACCACCgaccagtcagggttaaatggtagTGAAGCTACATCCTTGAGCTCAGACACGATAACAACAGACCAGACCACTgaccagtcagggttaaatggtagTGAAGCTACATCCTTGAGTCCAGACATGATAACGACAGACCAGACCACCgaccagtcagggttaaatggtagTGAAGCTACATCCTTGAGTTCAGACACAATAACAACAGACCAGACCACCgaccagtcagggttaaatggtagTGAAGCTACATCCTTGAGCTCAGACACGATAACAACAGACCAGACCACTgaccagtcagggttaaatggtagTGAAGCTACATCCTTGAGTCCAGACATGATAACGACAGACCAGACCACTgaccagtcagggttaaatggtagTGAAGCTACATCCTTGAGCCCAGAGACGATAACAACAGACCAGACCACCGACCATTTAGGGTTAAATGGTAGTGAAGCTACATCCTTGAGTCCAGACATGATAACGACAGACCAGACCACTgaccagtcagggttaaatggtagTGAAGCTACATCCTTGAGCTCAGACACGATAACAACAGACCAGACCACCCaccagtcagggttaaatggtagTGAAGCTACATCCTTGAGCCCAGACACAATAACAACAGACCAGACCACCGACCAGTCAGGATTAAATGGTAGTGAAGCTACATCCTTGAGCCCAGACATGCTAACAACAGACCAGACCACCgaccagtcagggttaaatggtagTGAAGCTACATCCTTGAATCCAGACATGATAACGACAGACCAGACCACCgaccagtcagggttaaatggtagTGAAGCTACATCCTTGAGTCCAGACACGATAACGACAGACCAGACCACCgaccagtcagggttaaatggtagTGAAGCTACATCCTTGAGTCCAGACACGATAACGACAGACCAGACCACCgaccagtcagggttaaatggtagTGAAGCTACATCCTTGAGTCCAGACACGATAACGACAGACCAGACCACTgaccagtcagggttaaatggtagTGAAGCTACATCCTTGAGCCCAGACATGCTAACGACAGACCAAACCACagaccagtcagggttaaatggCAGTGATGAACCATTGAGTCCAGACACGATAATGACAGACCAAACCACCgaccagtcagggttaaatggtagTGAAGCTACATCCTTGAGCTCAGACACGATAACAACAGACCAGACCACTgaccagtcagggttaaatggtagTGAAGCTACATCCTTGAGCCCAGACACGCTAACAACAGACCAGACCACTgaccagtcagggttaaatggtagTGAAGCTACATCCTTGAGCCCAGACATGATAACGACAGACCAGACCACCgaccagtcagggttaaatggtagTGAAGCTACATCCTTGAGTCCAGACATGCTAACAACAGACCAGACCACCgaccagtcagggttaaatggtagTGAAGCTACATCCTTGAGTCCAGACATGATAACGACAGACCAGACCACCgaccagtcagggttaaatggtagTGAAGCTACATCCTTGAGCCCAGACATGCTACCAACAGACCAAACCACCGATCAGTCAGGATTAAATAGTAGTGAAGCTACATCCTTGAGCCCAGACATGCTAACAACAGACCAGACCACCgaccagtcagggttaaatggtagTGAAGCTACATCCTTGAGTCCAGACACAATAACGACAGACCAGACCACCgaccagtcagggttaaatggtagTGAAGCTACATCCTTGAGTCCAGACACAATAACGACAGACCAGACCACCgaccagtcagggttaaatggtagTGAAGCTACATCCTTGAGTCCAGACACGATAACGACAGACCAAACCACCgaccagtcagggttaaatggtagtgaagctacatccttgagcccagacatgctaacaacagaccagaccactgaccagtcagggttaaatggtagtgaagctacatccttgagcccagacatgctaacaacagaccagaccactgaccagtcagggttaaatggtagTGAAGCTACATCCTTGAGCCCAGACATGCTAACAACAGACCAGACCACCGACCAGTCAGGTAGAAATGACAACCATGCCACGGTGACTCTCGCTGAGTCAAGAACAAGCACAAGCTCGTCTCTTCCCACCGCCGAGGTCGATCCGGAAGTCTCCTTTGACCCTTCAGTTCCTTCGTCTGGCGATTCCACCACAGACTCAAACCAAAATGCAACAGACCCACCGCGTTCATGGGCCGAGGAGGAGGCGACACACAGTGGCTCCGCCCTTTCACCTGGCTCAGGCACGGCCACGCCTCCTGCAGTACCGACACCTGCAGCGTCAACAGTGCATCAGCTCACAACCCCTCGACAGGCGCCGTGGCCCATCACCCAACGTGGGCCGTCTGTGTCCCCCACAGACCGGGGGGGGTCCACAGACCGGGGGGGGTCCACAGACCGGAGGGGGTCCACAGACCGGGGGGGGTCCAcagaccgcttctccaaggcgGCTTCAGCGCCGCCACCTCCGAATCTGACAACAGCGCCGTCAAACACACTGGAATCATCCACCAGAGCGATGCTCACCACCACGGCCAGTGCTGCCACAGAAGCTCCGCCCACGACCATCATGGCGGCGTCCCGTCCGGCGCCCAGCAGCCTG ctgccgtcCACCGAGGCCTCGCGCTGCTCCCTGAACTGGACCTGGATCCGCTGCGGCTCCGATTACGTGGAGGTGAGGTTCTCCAGCAGGGCGGGTCCGGCTTGTCGGTTCAGCCTGGAGGCGGCCGAGGACTCAGGTGTTCACACCACCGGCTGTGACCTGGAATCAGCACCTGAAGCCTCCTTCGTTTGCCGGATGAGGAGTCTGCGTCCCGGGACCCTGTACCAGCTGACGGCAGTCTCCAGCAGGGACGGACAGAAGAGCACCGCCACAGCTcgtacag ACCCGGTGGGTCCAGCTGTCCTGAGTGCCGAGCCAGACCGGGACCACCACGGAGGCTCGACGGGCCTGCGGGTGTTCTGGTCTCGCTCTGCCGGTCACGTGGACTGGTACCATGTGACTCTGGAGGACAGCGTGTCTGGGTTCACTGGCAGCACCAGGGTCATGGGCACTGCGGCCCCCCGGGCCGGATTCGGCTCGCTGGTCCCGGGGACCCGCTACACTCTCAGTGTGGTGGCTTCATCCGGGGAGAAGAATTCCACATCTGTCCGCACATCAGCAGCGACAG CGCCAGCACCTGTTGGCCGCCTGCAGGTGGCGCCCTCGTCCTCAGGCAGCCTCGCGGTCTCCTGGCAGGCGGGTTCGGGCAGAACCGAGCGGGTCTGGACTCTGCTGCAGGACCGGGATGGTGTTTTGCTAAAGAACATCTCTCTACAGAACACTGCTACCTCTATTCTACTGGACCACCTGCAGCCTGGCACCATGTACACCATCACCGTGGTAACAGAGGCCGTGGGTCTACAGAGCTCCGCCTCCATTCAGGCCGTCACAG TGCCAGCAGTGGTGTCCAGTCTGAGGCTGGACCACAACGGCAGCTCACACAGTCTACAGGCCTCCTGGCTCCCTGCTGAGGGGGGGGTGGACACGTACCTGCTGACCCTGTCCGCTCCAGGAAGCCCCGCCCAGGAGCGGCGCCTGACTCCTAACACCACCCAG GTGGTGTTCAGGGGTCTGACCCCCGGCCTCAGGTACGAGCTGAGGCTCAGGACCACAGCTGGAGGAGTGAGCTCAGAGGCAAGAACCAGCGGGAGGACAG TGCCCCAGCCGGTGTCGGGTCTCTCCATGACAAGTGATGGCAAGATCCTGAAAATCAGCTGGGCGCCCCCTAGCGGCTACTGGGAGAGCTACAACATCCTGTTGAACAACGGCTCGGACGTTTTGGTGAACCAGACCATCGGCAAAGCGAGCACCCAGCTGGCGTTCTCCAGCCTCGGCATCGGTCTGGTGCCAGGACACCTGTATGAGGCCGACGTGACCGTTCACAGTGGCAGCCTGAATAACACGGCCCGTTGCTATGGACGACTGA CGCCGCGTCCCGTCCAGCAGCTGGAAGTCCGTCACGCTGATGAATCCAGTCTCAGCGTCCTGTGGAGGCCACCAGCTGGTGAATGGGACCGCTACAGCGTGGTCCTCAGGACGGTGGACAGCGCGTCCATCGTGGATCAGCGGGTCCTCTCCAGGGAGGCTACAGAGTGCAGCTTCTATGGTCTCACCTCTGGATGCCTGTACTCCGTCACCGTGACAACCAACAGTGGCAacctgagcagctcctcctctgttacCACCAGAACAA CTCTTGCTCAGGTCACGGGGTTGCAGGTCTCTAATGGCGGCAGCACGGACAGCCTGCAGGTCCGGTGGCACCAAACCTCTGGGCAACTGGATTTTTATCGAATCCTGCTGGTCCATGGCAGCATAATCATCAAGAACCAGAGTGTGGAGGCCAACACGACCAGCATCAGCTTCCACGCTCTGATTCCTGGAGCGCTCTACAGGGTGGTGTTAACCACCACCAGAGCTGGTCAGAGCTCCAGGCAGACGGTGGCAGAGGGACGCACAG TCCCGGCAGCAGTTGGAGAGGTGACGGTCAGCAACAACGGTCGTACGGACTTCCTCAGCGCGTCTTGGCGTCCATCGCTCGGGGAGGTGGACAGCTACCTGGTGACCCTGAGCGACCACGACAGGACGCTGCACATTGTCTCAGTGTCCAAGTCCAGTCCCGAGTGCGTGTTCAACTCTCTGGTGTCGGGCCGTCTCTACAACATCTCCATCAGCTCCCGCAGTGGCCTCTTCTACAACCACACTCTGGTTCAGGGGCGGACAC AACCCTCTAAAGTGCAGAACCCAACGGTGACGCACGCCGCCCAAGACGACTCCCTCAAGGTTTACTGGCGTCACGCTGCAGGAGACTTCGACTTCTACCAGGTGTTCATCAAACACAACAACGCGTTCCTGCAGAACCGAACGGTCCTGAAGATGCAGAACGAGTGCGTGTTCACCGACCTTGTGCCCGGCAGGCTCTACACAGTTCTGGTCAGCACCTGGAGTGGGAATTATGAGACCAGTGCTTACACCCATGGCAGGACAT TCCCAGCAGCTGTCCGATCCCTGGTTCTGACTGGTTCTGACACGGACAGACTGAATGTCACGTGGTCAGCGGCGCCCGGAGATGTGGATCACTATgaggtgcagctgctcttcagtGATATGAAGGTGTTTCCTCCCATCACTTTGGGCAGCGGCGTGGAAGAGTGCGTCCTGTCCTCGCTCACACCTGGGCGCCTTTACAAGATCCTGGTGTCCACCTTCAGTGGCCCGAACCAGAAAGTCCAGTTCATCGAGGGCCGTACGG ttccTAGCAAAGTCAAAAACATCCACGTCAGTAACAGCGGCGACAGCACCAGCCTGAAGGTGAGCTGGACACCTGGTCAGGGGGACGTGGACGCGTACTTGGTGTTCCTGTTCAGGCAGACCCGACAGCTGGATGTGCGGCGAGTCCTCAAACACCAGAACGAGGTCGTGTTCGGCTCCCTGCAGCCAGGGCAGATGTACGATGTGACGGTCCAGTCAGTGAGCGGAGAGCTGCTCAACAACAACACGGCCGGCGGACGCACAG TGCCCTCACCAGTGACGGGTCTTCAGGTGGAGGACCTGCACTCCACCCACAGCTTGCAGGTGAGCTGGGAGGAGGCTCGCGGTGTTTCCGACGGCTacgtcctgcagctcctggatgaCCGAGGCAGCCTGGTGACAAACTGCTCTCTGGCCTTTGGTGAAACCAGCCGTAGGGTTGAAGGCCTCACCGCTGGCAGGAAATACAGAGTCCAGGTCCAAACCACCAGTGGGGGGGTCCACAGTCAGCGTGTCAACACTGAGGCCCGCACAT GGCCCGCTGCCGTCGCTGATCTGGCCATTCAAACCAACAGCACCAACAGCCTGCTGTTCCGCTGGTCGCCGCCAGAGGGAGACTTTGACAGCTACGAGCTCTTCCTCTACAGGAAGGACGACTCGCTGCAGGAGAGACGGCGAGTTCAgcccagcagccagcagtcCTCCTTCCAGGGTCTCACACCTGGAGCTCCCTATCGCATGGTGGTGGTGACCCACAGTGGAGAGCAGAGCAACCAGACATCAGTCTGGGCCAGGACAG TCCCAGCAGCCGTGGTGTCTTTGAAAGCTCATGCTGGAAACCAGTCTGACACTCTGTGCGTGAGCTGGGACCAGGGCCCAGGTGAGCTCAGCGGCTACCTGTTGTCTCTCTACAACCCCAACGGCTCGCAACAGGCCAGGATGCAGCTGGGCTCAGAGGCGAATGAGGCGGTCCTCTCAGACTTGGTCCCAGGCCGACTTTACAGAGCCGAGGTGCTGAGTCTCAGTAAACAGCTGAGCAACGGAGCCAGCACACTGGGTcggacag ctccaggGCCTGCCACTTCTTTCCTGTTCAGGGGAgtcaccaacacctccctggaGCTCACCTGGAGTGGCCCCATCAACTCTGACTACGACGACTTTGACCTGCAGTGGACGCCTCGAGACCGTCTGTCCATCATCAACCCCTACCAGAGTCGCACGTCCGGCAGCCGCATCCTAAAAGGGATGTTCCCTGGGCGACTGTACACCTTCAGCCTCCGTACGGTCAGCGGGGCCATGGGGCCGAGGGCCTTATCCACTTACAGTACAGCCATTCACATCAAAATCCGAACCA AGCCCCAACGGGTCCCCAGCCTCCACTGCCGCCCAGAgagctccacctccatctcctgCTCTTGGGCGCCCCCAGAGGCCGACTATGACTCCTACACCATTGAATGCCTCCACCAAGACTCCCGGACCTTGGTCTACTCCAGACGCACCGGACGAGACTCCAGCGCCTACGTCATCACCCAGCTGGAGCCCCACAAACGCTATCGGGTGTCAGTGAAGGTCATCTCTGCAGGGGTGACCAGCGAAGAGGCTCAGGACAGCGTGGTCACCATGATTGATC GACCTCCAGTGCCCCCCCTCAGTACCCGGGTCAACGACAAGTCTTCTGTGGTCACCAAGTCCTCCATCTTCTTCAGCTTTAACTGCAGCTGGTTCAGTGACGTCAACGGAGCCGTCAGGTTCTTCACGGTCGTGGTGACGGAATCCAAAG gtagcGATGACGGCCAACCTGAGCAGAGGGACCCTCTGCCCTCGTACCTGGACTACAAATCCAACAGCTCCGTCACGTCCTACCAGACCAGTTACTTCCCCAGTCAGTGCGCCGGGGGGCCCGACAGCGGCTCCCACACCTTTGAGCTGGGCGTAGGGACAGGGACGGACACCCTGGGGGGCTCGTGTGACGGTGGACAGTCGGAAGCAGAGAGCAGAAACCTGAAGCTGTTCTGTGATGGACCTCTCAAGCCCAACACTGCCTACAG GCTCAGCGTCCGCGCCTTCACTCAGCTGTTGGAGGAGGACAGCAGCGACCTGGGCAGCAGGTCTCCCCTCTTCACTGACACCTTCCTGTCGCTGCCCATGGTCACCGAGGCCG AGCCTTTGAGCGGCGTGATCGAGGGCATCAGCGCCGGCGTGTTCCTCGTTGCCGTGATTGTAGGCGTCACCGCTCTGCTGGTCTGCAGACAAAAGGCTCGCAAGGC GGTGGATGACAGAGCGACCGTCAGGATGAGcgtgaggagagagaggctggCAGCAGGAGGTCCAAGCAGCCAGAGAGG ccatCGCCGCACCTCCAG CCCCATCAAAACTGCAAACTTTGAGAGCCACTACGTCAAACTGCAGGCGGACTCCAACTACCTGCTGTCAGACGAGTACGAG AACCTTAAAGATGTCGGCCGGAATCAGAGCCAGGACTCGGCTCTGCTGCCTGAGAACCGCGGCAAGAACCGATACAACAACATCCTCCCCT ATGACTCCACGAGGGTGAAGCTGTCCTGTGTGGATGACGACCCATGTTCTGACTACATCAACGCCAGTTACATCCCC GGGAATAACTTCCGTCGGGAGTACGTCGCCACTCAGGGACCCTTGCCGGGAACAAAAGATGACTTCTGGAAGATGGTGTGGGAGCAGAACGTCCATAACGTGGTGATGGTGACCCAGTGTGTGGAGAAAggcagg GTGAAGTGTGACCACTACTGGCCCTTTGACCAGGATCCTCTGTACTACGGCGACCTGATTGTCCAGATGCTGTCAGAGTCGGTCCTCCCAGAGTGGACCATACGAGAGTTCAGCATCTGCAGC gAAGAACAGCTGAGCTTCACACGGCTGGTTCGGCAGTTCCACTACACCGTGTGGCCCGATCACGGGGTGCCAGAAACCACCCAGTCTCTGATTCAGTTCGTCCGGACTGTCCGAGACTACGTCAACAGAAGTCCTGGATCTGGACCCACGGTGGTCCACTGCAG tgccggggtgggTCGCACAGGCACCTTTGTGGTGCTGGACcgactgctgcagcagctggacaacAGGGACACGGTGGACATTTACGGCTGCGTGTTCGACCTGCGGCTCCACCGCTCACACATGGTGCAGACGGAG TGTCAGTACGCCTACCTCCATCAGTGCGTTCGGGACGTCCTCAGAGCCCGGAAGCTCCGCAGCGAGCAGGAGCACCTCCTCTGTCCCATCTATGAAAATGTGAACTTCACGTCCCAGAGAG AGACGCCGTGCACCAGACGTTAA